In one window of Hymenobacter nivis DNA:
- a CDS encoding hydroxypyruvate isomerase family protein codes for MAAQPNRRAVIKNIVAGTASLGVMGALGAFAPAEKPVNEAALKNNINHSVCRWCYNDLSLDQLCAAAKSIGIKGIDLVGPQEWPTLKKYGLDSPMCNGAEINLTDGFNDPKFHATLLKNYSAMIPLVAKAGYRNLICFSGSRRGLDDATGIANCVLGLQPLVALAEKHNVVLVMELLNSKVDHHDYQCDHTAWGVALAKKLGSEHFKLLYDIYHMQIDEGDVIRTLTDNHAYIAHYHTGGVPGRNEIDETQELYYPAIMRAIKATGFKGYVAQEFIPKQTDKIASLRKAVQLCDV; via the coding sequence ATGGCTGCTCAACCAAACCGCCGTGCGGTAATTAAAAATATTGTTGCGGGCACGGCTTCCTTGGGCGTGATGGGCGCGCTGGGGGCCTTCGCGCCGGCCGAAAAACCCGTGAACGAAGCTGCTTTGAAAAATAATATTAACCACTCGGTTTGCCGCTGGTGCTACAACGATTTGTCGCTCGATCAACTGTGCGCCGCCGCCAAGAGCATTGGTATCAAGGGCATCGATTTGGTGGGCCCCCAGGAATGGCCCACACTAAAAAAATACGGCCTGGATTCGCCCATGTGCAACGGCGCGGAAATTAATCTGACCGACGGCTTCAACGACCCGAAGTTTCATGCCACGCTGTTGAAGAACTACTCGGCCATGATTCCGCTGGTGGCGAAAGCCGGGTACCGGAACCTGATTTGCTTCAGCGGCAGCCGACGCGGCTTGGACGACGCCACCGGCATCGCCAACTGCGTGCTAGGCCTGCAACCGCTGGTGGCCTTGGCCGAAAAGCACAACGTGGTGCTGGTGATGGAGTTGCTGAACAGCAAAGTGGACCACCACGACTACCAGTGCGACCACACGGCCTGGGGCGTGGCGTTGGCCAAAAAGCTGGGTTCGGAGCACTTCAAGCTGCTTTACGACATCTACCACATGCAGATTGACGAGGGCGACGTTATTCGCACCCTCACCGATAACCACGCTTACATTGCGCACTACCACACCGGCGGCGTACCGGGCCGCAACGAAATTGATGAAACCCAGGAGCTGTACTACCCGGCCATCATGCGCGCCATCAAGGCGACTGGTTTTAAAGGCTACGTAGCCCAGGAGTTCATCCCGAAACAAACTGACAAAATAGCGTCACTGCGTAAGGCGGTGCAGTTGTGCGACGTCTAG
- a CDS encoding sugar phosphate isomerase/epimerase family protein, with the protein MTQRRDFLKQVGLLSALSLVNPGALFAAPSALKVGLQLYTLRDYIGKDPKGVLAKVAKAGYQEVETYGYSPETHYWGLVPKDFKAVLAANGLTTSSGHYDMGAYMRDGNQEAFKAYMEAANGCGQQYIVVPYLDAALRKTTDDFKVISEKLNRAGELCKSAGLRLGYHNHDFEFQPVNGVVLYDVMLKETDARLVDFEMDIYWVVRAGRDPIKLIEANPRRFPMWHVKDMEKAQPEHNTEIGAGTIDFKKIFKYAKTAGLQHLFMEQEYFAIDAYQSIAQSAAYIRKNLLS; encoded by the coding sequence ATGACGCAACGCAGAGATTTTCTGAAACAGGTCGGTTTATTATCGGCCCTTTCCTTGGTGAACCCCGGGGCCCTGTTCGCGGCCCCATCGGCGCTGAAAGTGGGGTTGCAGTTGTACACGTTGCGCGACTACATCGGCAAAGACCCCAAAGGAGTGCTGGCCAAAGTGGCGAAGGCTGGTTACCAGGAAGTGGAAACCTACGGCTATAGTCCGGAAACGCACTACTGGGGCCTCGTGCCGAAAGACTTCAAAGCCGTGCTGGCGGCCAATGGTCTCACTACGTCGAGCGGCCATTACGACATGGGGGCTTACATGCGCGATGGTAACCAGGAGGCATTTAAAGCCTACATGGAAGCGGCCAACGGATGTGGGCAGCAGTACATTGTGGTGCCGTACCTAGATGCTGCGCTGCGCAAAACGACGGACGATTTCAAGGTGATTTCCGAGAAATTGAATAGGGCCGGGGAGCTGTGCAAATCGGCCGGCCTGCGCCTGGGCTACCACAACCACGACTTCGAGTTTCAGCCCGTGAACGGCGTGGTGCTGTACGACGTGATGCTGAAGGAAACTGACGCGCGCCTGGTAGATTTTGAGATGGATATTTATTGGGTAGTGCGCGCCGGCCGCGACCCCATTAAATTAATTGAAGCCAACCCTAGGCGTTTCCCAATGTGGCATGTGAAGGACATGGAAAAAGCCCAGCCCGAGCACAACACGGAAATTGGGGCGGGTACCATTGATTTCAAAAAGATTTTTAAATACGCGAAAACGGCGGGCTTGCAACACCTTTTCATGGAGCAGGAATACTTTGCTATCGACGCCTACCAAAGCATTGCTCAAAGCGCGGCGTACATCAGGAAAAATCTACTTTCATAG
- a CDS encoding 3-keto-disaccharide hydrolase, producing the protein MRTCLVATALLVGSVGAAVAQTAPPAGKPEDTEVYTPVPPVVMPGKTSSDAPSDALVLFDGKTLDQWTATDNPGALAPWTVKDGVLTVNKGTGNIQTKRSFGNYQLHLEWRVPANITGTGQARGNSGLFLASLGKGDDGYELQILDSYNNKTYTNGMAGSVYKQIVPLANPTRKPGEWQTYDVIWTAPTFAPGGTVATPARVTVLFNGVLVENNVTLLGPTRYIGKAAYGAPHGPAPIKLQAHGDKSEPLSFRNIWIRELSAVGQ; encoded by the coding sequence ATGAGAACTTGCCTGGTCGCCACCGCATTATTGGTGGGTAGCGTGGGGGCCGCTGTGGCCCAAACCGCGCCGCCTGCCGGCAAGCCCGAGGACACGGAAGTTTATACCCCCGTGCCCCCCGTGGTGATGCCGGGCAAAACCAGCAGCGACGCGCCTTCGGACGCGCTGGTGCTGTTCGATGGCAAAACCCTGGACCAGTGGACCGCGACCGATAACCCTGGGGCCCTGGCGCCGTGGACGGTGAAGGACGGCGTGCTGACTGTGAACAAGGGCACGGGTAACATCCAGACCAAGCGCAGCTTTGGCAACTACCAACTGCACCTGGAGTGGCGCGTACCGGCTAATATCACGGGCACGGGCCAGGCGCGGGGCAATAGTGGCCTGTTTCTGGCATCGCTGGGCAAGGGCGACGACGGCTACGAGCTGCAAATATTGGACTCGTACAATAACAAAACCTACACCAACGGTATGGCCGGCAGCGTGTACAAGCAAATTGTACCGCTGGCCAACCCCACCCGCAAGCCCGGCGAGTGGCAGACCTACGACGTCATCTGGACGGCCCCCACGTTTGCGCCTGGCGGCACAGTAGCCACGCCAGCCCGCGTCACGGTGCTTTTCAACGGCGTGCTCGTGGAGAACAACGTGACCCTGCTGGGCCCCACGCGCTACATTGGAAAGGCTGCTTACGGCGCTCCCCACGGGCCAGCGCCCATCAAGCTCCAGGCGCACGGCGATAAGAGCGAGCCACTTAGCTTTCGCAACATTTGGATTCGGGAACTGTCGGCTGTTGGGCAGTAA
- a CDS encoding M20/M25/M40 family metallo-hydrolase has translation MHKILIACALLALALPAGAQTKAQPKAGVSEATVTRVLNTLAADDMQGRGTGQPGGDAKAAQFLAGEFARIGLQPLPGLAGYEQAFTAYQTTPGLVNAILNGRPLAPGQVVVVSGQPGLTWLSEDAQPTKVVVVGPEIAERRKMYELLSPKANTLVFVDTAHAKAFNQLAGHVGGGIMSAERPGPYSTVYVLTTAPATSTYRISASTAVQPVTLRNLVGMLPGRNPKLAKEFVVFSGHYDHLGILKAVAGDSIANGADDDASGTTAVVALAEYFKQKKDNARPLLFVAFAAEEKGGFGSQYFSKQLDPQQVVAMFNIEMIGKEAKFGPKTAFITGYDKSDFGPLLQENLKGTEFKFEPDPYPAQNLFYRSDNATLARLGVPAHTISTDQIPTDKLYHSVDDEVSSLDVKNMTAVISAIARSARGIVAGTQTPTRVALEK, from the coding sequence ATGCATAAAATACTCATTGCTTGCGCGTTGCTTGCCCTCGCGCTGCCCGCCGGGGCCCAAACAAAAGCCCAGCCCAAGGCGGGTGTATCGGAAGCCACCGTGACGCGGGTGCTGAACACGTTGGCCGCCGACGACATGCAGGGGCGCGGCACCGGCCAGCCCGGCGGCGACGCCAAGGCCGCGCAGTTTCTGGCCGGCGAGTTCGCCCGCATTGGATTGCAGCCGCTGCCGGGCCTGGCGGGCTACGAGCAGGCCTTCACCGCCTACCAGACCACGCCTGGCCTGGTAAACGCCATCCTGAACGGCCGGCCGCTGGCCCCGGGGCAGGTGGTGGTGGTGTCGGGGCAGCCCGGCCTGACCTGGCTGAGCGAGGATGCGCAGCCCACCAAAGTGGTGGTGGTAGGACCGGAAATAGCCGAGCGGCGCAAAATGTACGAATTGCTCAGCCCCAAGGCCAATACGCTCGTGTTCGTCGATACGGCCCATGCCAAGGCCTTCAACCAGCTGGCCGGCCACGTGGGGGGCGGCATTATGAGCGCCGAGCGGCCGGGGCCCTATTCGACGGTGTATGTGCTGACCACGGCTCCGGCCACGTCCACCTACCGCATCAGCGCCAGCACCGCAGTGCAACCCGTTACGCTGCGCAACCTTGTGGGGATGCTGCCCGGCCGCAATCCGAAGCTGGCCAAGGAGTTCGTGGTCTTCTCGGGCCACTACGACCACCTCGGTATTCTCAAGGCCGTGGCTGGCGACTCCATCGCCAATGGGGCCGACGACGACGCCAGCGGCACCACCGCCGTGGTAGCCCTGGCCGAATATTTTAAGCAGAAAAAAGACAACGCCCGGCCGCTCCTCTTCGTGGCGTTCGCGGCCGAGGAAAAGGGCGGCTTCGGTTCCCAATATTTCTCGAAGCAGCTCGACCCGCAGCAGGTAGTGGCCATGTTCAACATCGAGATGATTGGCAAGGAAGCCAAGTTTGGGCCCAAAACGGCGTTCATCACCGGCTACGACAAGTCGGATTTTGGCCCGCTTTTGCAGGAAAACCTGAAGGGTACCGAATTTAAGTTTGAGCCCGACCCGTACCCCGCGCAAAACCTGTTTTACCGCTCCGATAACGCTACGCTGGCCCGCCTGGGCGTACCGGCCCACACCATCAGCACCGATCAGATTCCGACCGATAAGCTTTACCACAGCGTGGACGACGAAGTAAGCAGCCTGGACGTGAAAAACATGACAGCCGTGATTTCGGCTATTGCGCGCAGCGCCCGCGGCATCGTGGCGGGCACGCAAACGCCTACCCGCGTGGCCCTCGAAAAGTAG
- a CDS encoding UvrD-helicase domain-containing protein, which yields MSPSFRIYSSSAGSGKTYQLTKEYLTLALSSEDPAYFKRVLAITFTRDAAGEMKERIVGALRRFAYPEAGGKPDALLTDVAAALGLGPDAVRHRAAATFRLVLYHYADFAVSTIDAFVQRIVTAFTRELDLPASFEVELDTDSVLQSAVAALLDKVNRNADTRLLSATLADYALGRADEGKSWSRLPEELATFGRALFNETVQEAVTELGKLDLADFRRIDKELRARRLEIEAAFVQAQEAAVAVLDEAGALEGDFYQGKRGIFGYVQKGTELLAAGAGPNSYVQATLAEDKWYSGKIKTAADRARVDAVKEPLRQLVAVLDTLRANYLPNYILLTAMQPYLFHASLLSELNKLVEQISRERNVVLISEFNRRIAAIVLTEPVPFLYERLGEKYEHLLIDEFQDTSVLQWNNLLPLVENTLANGFDSLAVGDAKQSIYRWRGGEMEQILRLHQGNTGPLADRAREPEMRELLRLRYETVEPALKAEALQINYRSAREIIEFNNSFFAAVSARHADLPLVQSIYDAHFGQQVPAGAPSGQPGHVELLFTQKDAPAQLYDAAAGAHTGAALPGYATAATLTYEESTCYLALALVEQTLADGYALADVAVLCRTRQASKIMAKFLKERGYAIISADSLALEFAEVVNLLISIFRVLHQPADTLARAEALLLIDKVVRQEPPTPARVRHLADVANAKHVQPFFDELRALGYDVQEEETGNLGLYELAERLIDLFGLLGRNGESDYLFRFLDLTLEFSLRHGNNLGNFLADWEGRKGRVSINAPGGRAAITITTVHKAKGLAYSVVIVPFADWSLEPHRNTLLWGHLAADEKPLPGLPEVAVVGLNATLQQTALGPQYAEEREKTFLEGLNTLYVAFTRPRHRLYVLSKRPEAKKATKAAPETEELGAPLAAARTVADLLHGYLQGRGEWQDEQVAFVLSQGSAAALLPGGGAPAARTYALTNLGAAPWEERLQLRHHATTVFDFDEQQRLSEWNRKLHYGLRRLIAAADVPRVAGQLVAEGIISAKERDELAARLGRIVADPRLAPYFAEHLSVETEREILLGGVQVRPYRPDRVVLDRAGRRVTLLDFRLPPPQHAHRQALRNYATLFEQLGYKQVRGLIYYFRTEEIVTV from the coding sequence ATGTCGCCCTCCTTCCGCATTTATTCTTCCTCGGCCGGCTCGGGCAAAACCTATCAGCTCACCAAGGAATACCTCACCCTCGCCCTCAGCTCCGAAGACCCCGCGTACTTCAAGCGTGTGCTGGCCATCACCTTCACTCGCGACGCGGCCGGCGAAATGAAGGAGCGCATCGTAGGGGCCCTGCGCCGCTTTGCCTACCCCGAAGCCGGCGGCAAGCCCGACGCGCTGCTCACAGACGTGGCCGCCGCCCTCGGCCTGGGCCCCGACGCGGTGCGGCACCGGGCGGCGGCCACTTTCCGACTCGTGCTCTATCACTACGCCGATTTTGCGGTGAGCACCATCGACGCCTTCGTGCAACGCATCGTCACGGCTTTCACCCGCGAGCTGGACTTGCCGGCCAGTTTCGAGGTGGAATTGGACACCGACAGCGTGCTGCAAAGTGCCGTAGCCGCCCTGCTCGACAAGGTGAACCGCAACGCCGACACCCGGCTGCTCTCGGCCACGCTGGCCGACTATGCGCTGGGCCGCGCCGACGAGGGCAAGAGTTGGAGCCGCCTGCCCGAGGAGCTGGCCACCTTCGGCCGCGCCCTGTTTAACGAAACCGTGCAGGAGGCCGTGACGGAGCTGGGCAAGCTAGATTTGGCTGATTTTCGGCGCATTGACAAGGAATTGCGGGCCCGGCGGCTCGAAATCGAAGCCGCGTTTGTCCAGGCCCAGGAGGCCGCCGTGGCAGTGCTGGACGAAGCCGGGGCCCTGGAGGGCGACTTTTACCAGGGCAAGCGCGGCATTTTTGGCTATGTGCAGAAGGGCACCGAACTCCTGGCCGCCGGCGCAGGGCCCAACAGCTACGTGCAGGCCACTCTGGCGGAGGACAAGTGGTACAGCGGCAAAATAAAAACCGCCGCCGACCGCGCCCGTGTCGACGCCGTGAAGGAGCCATTGCGCCAATTAGTTGCGGTGCTTGATACGCTGCGGGCCAATTATTTACCGAATTATATTTTGCTCACGGCCATGCAGCCGTATTTATTTCACGCCTCGCTACTGAGTGAATTAAATAAATTGGTGGAGCAAATTAGCCGCGAGCGGAACGTGGTATTAATCTCGGAATTCAACCGCCGAATTGCCGCCATTGTGCTTACTGAGCCGGTACCGTTTTTGTACGAGCGACTGGGCGAAAAATACGAGCATTTATTAATTGACGAGTTTCAGGACACGTCGGTTTTGCAGTGGAACAACCTGCTGCCGCTGGTAGAAAATACGCTGGCCAACGGCTTCGACAGCCTGGCGGTGGGCGATGCTAAGCAATCCATTTACCGCTGGCGCGGCGGCGAGATGGAGCAGATTTTGCGCCTGCACCAGGGCAACACGGGGCCCCTGGCCGACCGCGCCCGCGAACCCGAAATGCGCGAGCTGCTGCGCCTGCGCTACGAAACCGTGGAGCCCGCGCTAAAAGCTGAGGCCCTGCAAATTAATTACCGCTCGGCCCGCGAAATCATCGAGTTTAATAATTCCTTTTTCGCCGCGGTAAGCGCGCGCCACGCCGACTTACCGCTGGTGCAGAGCATTTACGACGCGCACTTTGGGCAGCAGGTGCCCGCCGGGGCCCCTAGCGGCCAGCCGGGGCACGTCGAATTATTATTTACCCAAAAGGACGCGCCCGCCCAGCTGTACGACGCCGCGGCGGGGGCCCACACCGGCGCGGCGCTACCCGGCTACGCCACCGCCGCCACGCTCACCTACGAGGAAAGCACCTGCTACCTGGCCCTGGCCCTTGTAGAGCAGACCCTGGCCGACGGCTACGCGCTGGCCGACGTGGCGGTGCTTTGCCGCACGCGGCAGGCCAGCAAAATCATGGCCAAGTTCCTGAAAGAGCGGGGTTACGCCATCATTTCGGCCGACTCGCTGGCGCTGGAATTTGCGGAAGTGGTGAACTTGCTGATTAGTATTTTCCGGGTACTGCACCAGCCGGCCGATACCCTGGCCCGGGCCGAAGCCCTGCTGCTCATCGACAAGGTGGTGCGGCAGGAGCCGCCCACGCCGGCCCGCGTGCGCCACTTGGCCGACGTGGCCAACGCGAAGCACGTGCAGCCGTTTTTCGACGAGCTTAGGGCCCTGGGCTACGATGTGCAGGAGGAAGAAACTGGCAACCTGGGCTTGTATGAGCTGGCCGAGCGGCTCATCGACCTCTTTGGTCTGCTGGGGCGCAACGGCGAGAGCGACTACCTGTTCCGCTTCCTCGACCTGACGCTGGAATTCAGCCTGCGCCATGGCAACAACCTGGGCAACTTCCTAGCCGACTGGGAAGGGCGTAAGGGCCGCGTGAGCATCAACGCGCCGGGCGGGCGGGCGGCCATCACCATCACCACCGTGCACAAGGCCAAGGGCTTGGCCTACAGCGTAGTCATCGTGCCCTTTGCCGACTGGAGCCTGGAGCCACACCGCAACACGCTGCTCTGGGGCCATCTGGCTGCCGACGAAAAGCCGCTGCCCGGCCTGCCCGAAGTGGCCGTGGTGGGCCTGAACGCTACCTTACAGCAAACCGCCCTGGGCCCCCAGTACGCCGAGGAGCGCGAAAAAACCTTCCTCGAAGGGCTGAACACGCTGTACGTTGCCTTCACCCGACCCCGCCACCGGCTGTACGTGCTCAGCAAGCGCCCCGAGGCCAAGAAAGCCACCAAAGCCGCGCCGGAAACGGAGGAGTTGGGGGCCCCGCTGGCCGCGGCCCGCACCGTGGCCGACCTGCTGCACGGCTACTTGCAGGGCCGGGGCGAGTGGCAGGACGAGCAGGTGGCGTTTGTGTTATCCCAAGGCAGCGCGGCGGCGCTTCTACCCGGGGGGGGCGCGCCGGCCGCCCGTACCTACGCCCTCACCAACCTGGGGGCCGCACCCTGGGAGGAGCGCCTGCAACTGCGCCACCACGCCACCACGGTGTTCGATTTTGACGAGCAGCAGCGCCTGAGTGAATGGAACCGCAAGCTGCACTACGGCCTGCGCCGTCTCATCGCCGCGGCCGACGTGCCCCGCGTAGCAGGGCAGCTCGTGGCCGAGGGCATCATCAGCGCCAAGGAGCGCGACGAGCTGGCCGCCCGCTTGGGCCGCATCGTGGCCGACCCACGCCTGGCCCCCTACTTCGCCGAGCACCTGAGCGTGGAAACGGAGCGCGAAATCCTGCTTGGCGGCGTGCAGGTGCGCCCCTACCGGCCCGACCGTGTGGTGCTGGACCGTGCAGGCCGCCGCGTAACGCTGCTCGATTTCCGGCTGCCGCCGCCGCAGCACGCCCACCGCCAGGCCCTGCGCAACTACGCCACGCTGTTCGAGCAGCTGGGCTACAAGCAGGTGCGCGGCCTCATTTATTACTTCCGAACCGAGGAAATCGTGACGGTTTAG
- a CDS encoding c-type cytochrome: MKKIALLLSSCALLAACESAPKTNETAATEPAAGSGAPTAVPATGDALGAPGADLASAAPGAKLIAASDCAGCHKEHDKVVGPAYAAIAEKYKPTEANIAMLANKIITGGKGNWGEIPMTAHPGLSVADAQEMTKYILSIK; encoded by the coding sequence ATGAAAAAAATTGCCTTACTGCTCAGCAGCTGCGCCCTGCTAGCCGCTTGCGAATCAGCGCCAAAAACCAACGAAACTGCCGCTACCGAGCCCGCCGCCGGCAGCGGGGCCCCCACCGCCGTGCCAGCCACCGGCGACGCGCTTGGGGCCCCCGGTGCCGATCTGGCCAGCGCCGCGCCGGGCGCTAAATTAATTGCGGCCTCCGACTGCGCCGGGTGCCACAAAGAGCACGACAAAGTGGTGGGACCCGCCTACGCCGCCATTGCCGAAAAATACAAGCCTACTGAGGCCAACATTGCTATGCTGGCGAACAAAATAATCACAGGTGGCAAAGGCAATTGGGGCGAAATACCCATGACAGCGCACCCAGGCCTGTCGGTAGCCGATGCGCAGGAAATGACCAAGTATATTTTGAGCATAAAATAA
- a CDS encoding alpha/beta hydrolase, translating into MLALLLLLLPLARPARADADADLAAKLGFKLLRLTQRGETTSFLVAGTPAQLCQRKPVVVLCQGSEVRPLFAVDDKGPFFIGWPQDLKPYQDRYHFVIINKPGLPLVAPVAALTASMDYMDPVTGHVPLILREHDTPQQYAATAEAVLRYLRRQPWVDPQNTAVVGVSQGYHTAVWLAKIDRHITHAALLSSNPYSRLHQYVSDARAEQYRGTLAPARAQSQIDSLYLEYHALMLGTETAAQPWVGEHWRNWISVTKYAAIDNMLQLRIPLFVGYGTADVGSALNDMLPFEFDRRGKTNLTLHAYPGLDHHFAIPTPDKNGKPSEPEWHDDDVFKDVMAWMEAPVRSAR; encoded by the coding sequence TTGCTGGCGCTGCTCCTGCTATTGCTACCGTTGGCGCGTCCGGCGCGGGCCGACGCCGATGCCGACCTCGCGGCGAAGCTGGGGTTTAAATTGCTTCGCCTTACCCAACGGGGCGAAACCACGTCGTTTCTGGTAGCCGGCACGCCCGCGCAGCTGTGCCAGCGCAAACCCGTGGTGGTGCTATGCCAGGGTTCCGAAGTGCGGCCGTTGTTCGCCGTGGACGACAAAGGGCCTTTTTTTATTGGCTGGCCGCAGGACCTGAAACCTTACCAAGACCGCTACCATTTCGTTATCATCAATAAACCGGGATTGCCTTTGGTGGCTCCCGTGGCTGCCCTCACAGCGTCAATGGATTACATGGATCCCGTAACTGGCCACGTGCCGCTCATTCTACGGGAGCACGATACCCCCCAGCAATACGCCGCCACTGCCGAGGCCGTGCTGCGTTACCTGCGCCGGCAGCCGTGGGTGGACCCCCAAAACACGGCCGTGGTAGGCGTTTCGCAGGGCTACCACACGGCGGTGTGGCTGGCAAAAATTGACCGTCACATTACCCATGCGGCCTTGCTCTCCTCAAATCCTTATAGCCGCCTACACCAATACGTGAGCGACGCTCGGGCCGAACAGTATCGTGGCACCCTCGCCCCGGCCCGGGCCCAAAGCCAGATTGACTCGCTCTATTTAGAGTACCATGCCCTTATGTTGGGCACCGAAACTGCCGCGCAGCCGTGGGTTGGCGAACACTGGCGCAACTGGATATCGGTGACTAAGTACGCTGCCATCGACAACATGCTTCAGTTGCGCATTCCGCTATTCGTCGGCTACGGTACCGCTGATGTAGGTTCGGCCTTGAATGATATGCTGCCGTTTGAGTTTGACCGGCGTGGTAAAACTAATTTAACACTGCACGCATACCCCGGCCTTGATCATCATTTTGCTATTCCAACGCCCGATAAGAATGGTAAACCGTCAGAACCTGAATGGCACGACGACGACGTTTTCAAAGATGTGATGGCATGGATGGAAGCACCAGTTCGCTCGGCACGCTAA
- a CDS encoding alpha/beta hydrolase — MKLKSWLPALFLMSLPLASLLAQPVLPLYTGNIPNSIPSSAQEQSTTDANGSVHVSNVVQPSLTVYVPPAGTANGTSIIVCPGGGYGFLSMTNEGTEIAQRFTGMGITVFILKYRLPNDALQPDKSIAPLMDAQQALRLVREVAPKYNLNPERIGLMGFSAGGHLAATAGTQFARPVGPKPGPASVRPAFLMLIYPVISFSDSLANGGSRTNLLGQNPAAAQLVQYSADRQVTAQTPPTFLVHAQDDNGVKVQNSLAFYEACVHHGVPAEMHLFAKGGHGFGLHNATTTDDWSERLREWLAANGWLTR; from the coding sequence ATGAAACTCAAATCCTGGCTGCCTGCCCTTTTCCTCATGAGCTTACCCCTGGCCTCGCTGCTAGCCCAGCCGGTGCTGCCGCTCTATACCGGCAACATTCCCAACTCTATTCCGAGCAGCGCGCAGGAACAATCGACCACCGACGCCAATGGTAGCGTGCACGTTTCCAACGTGGTGCAGCCTTCGCTGACGGTGTACGTGCCGCCGGCGGGCACGGCCAACGGCACATCTATCATCGTGTGCCCCGGCGGCGGCTACGGCTTTCTGTCGATGACCAACGAGGGCACCGAAATTGCCCAGCGCTTTACCGGAATGGGCATCACGGTGTTCATCCTGAAGTACCGCTTGCCCAACGATGCGCTTCAGCCCGACAAAAGCATCGCCCCGCTAATGGACGCCCAGCAGGCCTTGCGCCTGGTGCGCGAAGTGGCTCCTAAGTACAACCTCAACCCCGAGCGCATTGGCCTGATGGGCTTCTCGGCCGGCGGCCACTTGGCGGCCACGGCCGGCACTCAGTTTGCCCGGCCAGTGGGCCCCAAGCCCGGCCCAGCCTCGGTGCGGCCGGCGTTTTTGATGCTGATTTACCCGGTTATTAGCTTCAGCGACAGCCTGGCCAATGGCGGCTCGCGTACCAACCTGCTAGGCCAGAACCCGGCGGCGGCGCAGCTGGTGCAATACTCGGCCGACCGCCAGGTGACGGCCCAGACGCCCCCCACGTTCCTCGTGCACGCCCAGGACGACAACGGGGTGAAAGTGCAAAATAGCCTGGCGTTTTACGAGGCCTGCGTGCACCACGGCGTGCCCGCCGAAATGCACCTGTTTGCCAAGGGCGGCCACGGCTTTGGTCTGCACAACGCTACCACTACCGACGACTGGTCGGAGCGCCTGCGCGAGTGGCTGGCCGCCAACGGCTGGCTGACCCGCTAA
- a CDS encoding transporter: MRTTTLWAAAALLGSAAPALAQNTPEENNPNQDAPFVRNLRADRPGQTITAQVLRAGQFQLEAGALRQLPRAGAAGWLVAPTLRIGFFNGMELRVSQPYQSLAPGDPAITDAPLAPARGGWAPLVVGTKLMLSPNYDTRTQVALLAETAVPGTGAPALKQAHWAPAARLLVSEQLGQRFGLEANLGFGQQGLTLADVEAGQFLGTLALNGPLGNRAGFFVEAYTAGRAAWNTGATAGLYWRPQPLLRLDVHTGRVLGGPAAGTATAGAGLALRLGR; the protein is encoded by the coding sequence ATGCGCACGACCACTCTGTGGGCCGCGGCTGCCCTGCTGGGCAGCGCCGCCCCCGCCCTGGCCCAAAACACGCCGGAAGAAAACAACCCCAATCAGGACGCGCCCTTTGTGCGCAACCTGCGCGCCGACCGGCCCGGCCAAACCATTACGGCCCAGGTGCTGCGCGCCGGCCAGTTCCAGCTTGAAGCCGGGGCCTTGCGCCAGCTACCCCGCGCCGGGGCCGCTGGCTGGCTGGTGGCGCCCACACTGCGTATCGGCTTTTTCAACGGCATGGAGTTGCGCGTGAGCCAGCCCTACCAGAGCCTGGCGCCCGGGGACCCGGCCATCACCGACGCGCCCCTGGCTCCGGCCCGTGGCGGCTGGGCCCCGCTGGTGGTGGGCACCAAGCTAATGCTCTCGCCCAACTACGACACCCGCACCCAGGTGGCCCTGCTGGCCGAAACTGCCGTGCCCGGCACCGGGGCCCCGGCGCTGAAGCAAGCCCACTGGGCCCCAGCCGCCCGCCTGCTGGTAAGCGAGCAGCTCGGCCAGCGTTTCGGCCTGGAAGCCAACCTGGGCTTTGGACAGCAGGGCCTCACCCTGGCCGACGTGGAGGCCGGCCAGTTCCTGGGCACGCTAGCCCTAAACGGCCCGCTGGGCAACCGCGCCGGCTTTTTTGTGGAAGCCTACACCGCCGGCCGCGCCGCCTGGAACACCGGCGCTACGGCCGGCCTCTACTGGCGCCCCCAGCCCCTGCTGCGCCTCGACGTGCACACTGGCCGCGTGCTGGGAGGCCCCGCCGCGGGCACCGCCACCGCCGGGGCGGGGCTGGCCCTACGCTTGGGCCGGTAG